One genomic segment of Deinococcus aestuarii includes these proteins:
- a CDS encoding CPBP family intramembrane glutamic endopeptidase produces the protein MTTARPAPAFLPAFARLAAVGLVGLLGLYPTLLDLFGRVARGEGPLPSLPGDLSPALLAALSLIQPGVLILGSVALGVLLAPRVGLRSVVAGLSDRPFTRGDGVAGLLVGAVTGVGLVGLDALTRPLLGAAGATLSLGRPRSLLETLTGVLYGGLAEELLLRWGVMTLLAWLGWRVLWGGRGAPGAGVMWGAVIVSALLFGLGHLGAAGLATELTPAVVARTVLLNAVVGVAFGWLYWRRNLETAMLAHAGWHVTVTLVSWLV, from the coding sequence ATGACGACCGCTCGACCTGCACCCGCCTTCCTCCCCGCCTTCGCCCGGCTCGCGGCCGTGGGCCTCGTCGGTCTGCTCGGGCTGTACCCCACCCTGCTCGACCTGTTCGGACGCGTCGCGCGGGGCGAGGGGCCGCTGCCGAGCCTGCCGGGCGACCTCTCCCCCGCCCTGCTCGCGGCCCTCTCGCTGATCCAGCCCGGCGTTCTGATCCTCGGGAGCGTGGCGCTGGGGGTCCTCCTGGCCCCCAGGGTGGGGCTGCGCTCGGTGGTCGCCGGGCTCTCGGACCGGCCCTTCACCCGGGGGGACGGGGTGGCCGGGCTCCTGGTGGGGGCCGTGACCGGGGTCGGCCTCGTGGGGCTCGACGCCCTTACCCGGCCCCTGCTCGGCGCGGCGGGGGCCACCCTCAGCCTGGGCCGTCCCCGCTCCCTCCTCGAAACGCTCACGGGCGTCCTCTACGGGGGGCTCGCGGAGGAACTCCTGCTGCGCTGGGGGGTGATGACCTTGCTCGCGTGGCTCGGCTGGCGCGTCCTGTGGGGGGGACGGGGCGCTCCTGGGGCCGGGGTGATGTGGGGGGCGGTGATCGTCTCGGCCCTGCTCTTTGGCCTCGGACACCTCGGGGCGGCGGGGCTGGCGACCGAGCTGACGCCTGCCGTCGTGGCGCGCACCGTCCTCCTCAACGCGGTCGTGGGGGTGGCTTTCGGCTGGCTGTACTGGCGCCGCAACCTGGAGACGGCGATGCTCGCGCACGCTGGCTGGCACGTCACCGTGACGCTCGTGAGTTGGCTGGTCTGA